The genome window gttcatttattattttatatacaactaggttataaccccgtgtattacacgggttgaataaatgtaattttatatattaaataataaaagaagttatatctttgagaacctcgtgtattgtacgggttgagtaaatttaactttatatattaaataatgaaaaaagttacatttttaagaacctcatgtgttatacgggttagcacatgtaattttatataccaaacaatgaaaagttatatctttataaaccttatttattatatgtttgaataaatctaattttatatactacataataaaaaattatattttaaaaaaccccgtgtattacacgagttgtaTAATTGTAATTTTGTGTAgtaatatctttaaaaaaaactaacagatatactcgatatacgatggatgaggtgattgcggtgatggttcttataaatgtcacgtaaataaaaaagttatatctttataaaccctattTATTATAtgtttgaataaatctaattttatatactacataataaaaaagttatatttttaaaaaccccgtgtattacacgagttgtataaatgtaattttgtgtagtaatatctttaaaaaaaactaacggatgtactcgatatacgatggatggggtgattacggtgatggttcttataaatgtcacgtaaacatagtgattaccgtatttgagttgagagttgaacacggaaataaaagtatagaaccaataaacattgattaatatttttgtttaccccttataaacatttttgaaataggttatatccttaactactttagtttaataaaataaataaatcatttacctTGTATTAATTTATATCGAAGGGATTAGTCCAAGcattatgtgatgtgttaaccatacgaaaacgcacgttttgacgtatccgattgaaTTCAATATATCCTATagttgcattgcgattggatcaaaacgtaacgtaaatcgaatttatatcgtacaatcatatTGTATTATACGCGACCCGACTAACTCGAGTTTATATCGTCAAGGCAAAAACTCTTGAGGGGGTCAAAAtggcatttacaaagttcataaaaagttaagtggttaaaaattgcatttcctGAACTAAAGGGCTAAGAAagggtaaagataaaatttgataaagttttggggtaagaaggaaactataacaaagttataaatattataaaatattatattatctcctatacaaattatttaaatttatattaaatttaattttataattaaattttaattgatattaattatctataaaaatagatggcttcaatgaatgacaagtgtccctaaagtggtttcttttattatatagtatagatacatatataacttttatttggCTATAGTATAAATTAATCTCTATATTTAGTCTAAGTATTAAGAGAGCCCATTATCAAACCCATTACAAAGCCCATAACTTAAAAGAATTTATTACATATTTTAACTGAATTTGAATCAAAACGAATTTATCCGAATTCCATTCAAATTCGAACTTTTCATCGAATTAGAATCGAATTTGAATTGGGATTTAATTCGAATACAAATTTGAATCGAATTGGCTGGTtcttaatcgaatacgaattcaagcaaaaaaataaattattcaAAAAATTCGATTCGAGCAATTCGAAAATTcaatattcgattcgatgaacacccctaccaGCAATCTGGATGAAATATAAAAATCTGCTTGAAATTAAAATAAGTGGAAAACAAGAATACCTTTGATAAATCCGCATTATTAGAAGTCTGCAGAAAATCATAATTTAACTGTTAGCTGATAAAAACCAGAGGAATGTAAACCGCAAAAACCGACAATGAGGGAAAAGTACAGAAAACCAAGTCCAAATGAACGACCTTTTTAACAGAAGCCCCGCCTAATGTTTGTATTCCTTGATGCACGATAAATTCACTATCAACAACTCCGACTTTCTTCGACCTGTCGCCCTTCAGAATGCAAAGTTTGCCAAAATTAATTATATTTCCCCCGTTTCTTTATACAGGAATCAATATCTCCCACACTTAATTTAAAGATAATTAAACAAGAAAAACACaataaacaaaagaaaaaaaaaagggggggggggtggcAGGTCAGTCTTGGAAAGAGTTATGAATGGGTTGATCGGGGTTAAGTTTTATCTCAAAAGGGCCAACCCAAATAACTTTGCAAAATGAAGAAAGGAACAATGGGTCAGACCGAAATGTATCTTTGATACCACCTTCTAAATCACTTTCTTCATATATTTAGATTAGTATGGTAATAATATTTTTTTCGTGAATATATATAACTCATTagttatttaaaaattaaaagtgGACAAAAAGTATTCTCGTGTCAACCCTACCCGGGTAGTTTAAAACCACAGATTTAAAATCACCTGTGCACAATAGCCAAGTTTCATATCCATTCCCCATCCATGAACAAGGTCATTCTGGAAGTAAACATAACAAGGCTTATCAGTTACAATAAAAAGAGTAAGAAAAAAAAGGTACAGGTTACCTGAATAAGATGCCAAGCACAATGCCACGCAGCTCTTGAGAAAACTGGGACCATTCCTTCTACAAATCTGCATTTTTCAACAACCATATAAAAACATTTTAGCAAAATTTAATCCACAAACTAGGGGTGTGAATTCTTGACACGACAtaaacctaacacgaaattcatgggtttgggtttagtctaaatggGTTAGGGTCAGTTTTAGGTCGAACATGTTTAGCAGCTAAACGGGGCCATGTTTCGGTCGACCGGGCAGGTTCACAGGTTAAATGTGTTTAACCCATTTAATttaatacttaattttttttaaaataggtTTTGTGTCGTAATTTAAACTGATTGGTACTTCATGCCAAAATTTAAAAGATAAAAGAAACACGAGCACTAATTTATGACTAACACGTATACTTCATATAATTTTAGAGtattaactaggttagaaccccgtgtactacacgggttgaataaatgtaattttatatattaaataataaaaaatttatatctttatgaaccccgtatattgtacaggttaaataaatataattttatatatcaaataataaaaaaaaagttatatctttaataaccatgtgtattacagatattaaataaatgtaattttgtatactaaatactaaatacgccgtatctttaaaaacccgtgtataattgGGTTGATAAATCTACcaactaataaaaaattacatccttaaaaaccccgtatattacacgtgttgaatagatcttaaaaaagttatatctttaaaaaccatgtgtattacacagattaaataaatgtaatttagtatattaaatactaaaaacgtcgtatctttaaaaaacccgtgtatagtcgggttgaaaaatctaccaaataataaaaaaaattatatcattaaaaaccccatgtattacacgtgttgaataaatttaattttacatagcaaatgatagaaaaagatatatctttaaaaacttcgtgtattacacgggttatataaatgtaactttgtatagtaaataataaaataaatatatatttaaaaaccccatgttttacacgagttgaataaatataattttgtataccaaataataaaaaaagttatatttttaataaattaggatacatttaatattaatttattatttatatatttaatataagataagtaggaaatagaggtatttgttttaaaaaatatattaaattaacaatttagatttgaggataatttttattaaagtatgataagatttaatattagtttattatttatttacttaatataaaataagtatagatttgaggataccttcaatgaatgacacgtgtccaaaaattgGTTCCTTATTATAATAGATAGATATGtagaaatataaaataaaatattgggTTAAACATATGGTATTTTGTCAACCCGCCTCATGTTGTATTCAGGTTTATGCGTCTGACACTATTATTGGGTTCGTATCAAGTTTTCAGGTTTGTGTGTTGTTCGACCCGgcaacccaccaacacaaccgaTTTAACGCCCCTACAGACAGTAAAGTTAGTATAACCAAATCTGTTGCGCATCTTTATAGTTATAGTGAAATCGGAAAATATTATTGTGCGAATGCCACTTTACCCAGAACATGGTGGACCCTCACTATCATCTGAACATTTCACACTCCCTCTGCTGTCATACACCCTCCTGTAAAACAAAATACGGAATTGAAACCAAAACATAAAATGAAAAGGTTCAGGCCATTACATAGCTTAGTAACAGCCTTGGTTTAAAAAGCAAACAATTAATTCACCTATGAAACTTATTCGTTCTCTTTCGAATTGTGATCCGATGATGTATATCAGTTGAATTTGGATCTAAAGCTGGCTGTGATATTTCAAGTCCTTCTGCCTTAACAATATTCAAATACCTGCAGCAAATATATTATGGGTCAACGACTGACTACTCAATTGAGAGAACACAAAAGGTTGATAACATTTAAAGCTACCTTCTGGGATTAAAATGCTGCACTCCTAGGTCTTCGTCCCAGAGAAATATATAATCATAAATAGAAACAGCAGCAGGATGCAGAAATCGTTTCGCAAACCACCTAACATTTTATCAAATATAAAAATTCAGGTTGTAAATGAGCTACTACTTGAGATCAACTCGCCAAAAGCTCGAATCGAGCTGTCCTTAAATGAGCCAAAAACCCGAGTTTCATATTCCAAAGCTTGACTAGGCCTCGTGAGCCTAAGCAAGCTTATTATTTGTATAAACATAGAAAATTTTTAATATGGTAAACATTAAAAACACTATGTATAATGTTATATATACAAAATTataattagagttaattgcccggatggtccctatggtttcacgttttttcacatttagtcctcaccttttggaaatagcaggtatgctccctatggatTGCCGTTttgttactcagatagtcccctgacatttactcaggggactatccgagtaacaaaataacaaaccattaGGAGCATACCTACTAGTTCCAAACTAATTGACATCTGCTCAGGGGACTAtacgagtaacaaaataacaaaccatagggagcatacctgctattttcaaaaggtggggactaaatgtgaaaaaaacatgaaaccacaaggaccatctgGGCAATTAACTCTTATAATTGTAAATATATTTGTAAAAATATTAGATAGGTATTTAAGTATAATAACTAATAAATATAAATGATGgccaagctcaagctcaagctcaagctcaaAAAGTTACTCATGATTCGAGCTTGAGCATTAGCTCAAAACGGGCTGAGTCAAGCATAAGTGAGTGCGGGCTCCGTTCAATTCGTTTACACCCCCTGTTACTAAGAATTAGACAATTGTTGGTAACAAATGAATGATTTGCCGTTCTAAAAATTaataatgataattgttattgtaATAGTTCATATTTGAACGTGGGGAAAGACTTAATAACAGGCAGTTTGGGTGACTTGTTAATATGGGATTGGGTCAAAATGTGTAATTTTATGTGGGGGACAACACGGCCCTGCCTGAGCTGACCTGTCAACAACATGTTTGctcatttaatttttatttaattttgtgACTAACTAATGACCTTACCACTTGGTTTGGTTCTGAGCTACAATATGTATGACCTTGTTATGCCAATCAAGATCCCGCCAGCCATCGACCTTTCCATCGTAATGGAATAAGATAACTGTAAAATTTTCTTTGAGAAACTGTAAAGCCGGATGTTAGCCAAACATATATACGAACATCAGATACCAACCAACAATTAGTGAGTGTACCTTTTGAACAATAGTATTAACATTACGCTTTTGCTTGAGACCCACCGGAACGGCCAGCAAATTATGTGTACTGGAAACATCACCCTTCAATATATGATAATttgcaaaataaataaacaaatcaataaaacaatggcTTGTACAAGCAAAACACTAATTTACAATAAAGGTTGTTTGTAACCTTCGATTGTGAACTAGTTGTAGACCATAAGGGCTTTAACTCCAAGTCAGATTTAGCTTCAATAATACCACGAGGTAAACCTTTTAAACTTGTATGGGATATTGCATAGTCCTAGATAAAGGAGAACAGATGTTAACTCTTTCCACAAAGTTTAATTGATTTTTAAAATCTACCTTTGATGAATACAGTGAATCAAATCTCGAGTCCAGCTGATAAGACACAAATCAGAAAAAGATCCATGTTAGTCAAGTCATGTAATCAAAACAAAGGAGTTAATATGAACAAATAACTAAACGCGCAATGGCGCAATTAGATCGGATCACATGGAATATTAACACTCCAGAAAAGACAACCAACAACAATGCGCTATCATTGTCTTTTCTACTTATAAGAAAAGCATATTTATGGAATAAATCAAGCAGATAATTCAGAAACTAAAGAAATGGTTATATCGCACGCCCCAACGTGCAGATTGTGAAAAGACTCGGGCTCATGATACAAGAAGATTATCTTGGTCGCTTGATGTGTGTAGGAATATTCAAATATGTTGTAAAATGATAAAGGTAcactttttgtatttttcacttGGAAGAGCTAAAGCCTAACTTATAATGGTAAATATTAAGTATGGTTTGGTTTGGAATTAAGTTGAATATATTTAGTTTTTATGATTAATTACAACTTTAGGCAACTTCTAGCATATCGGATAAGAAATAAGGTTTTTAGGGAACAGTTAGGGGTGGCTAGTATATCGAATAAGATAAAGGAGGGgggattgagatggtttgggcatggcAAAAAACAATGCGAGTTAGAGCAGTGGAAACCCTCACCATGGAGGGGAGGAGAAGTAGAGGTAGGCCCATATTAACTTGGGATGAGAGAATTAGGCAGGATTTCATTGAGTTGCACCTCTCTAAGGACATGGTCCAGGATAGGAGTTTGTGGGGACGTAGAATCAACTTAAGGGTAAGGACACTTTAGGTAGAATCTGCATGTGGTTGACTTTCTGTATTTATGTCTAGATGTTATATTTGTTTCTTGTTTACTATGTTACTTACTATCCACCACTTCTTTTGTTTTTGGTAGCTTTTGTTTCTATATTTTTAGTT of Helianthus annuus cultivar XRQ/B chromosome 1, HanXRQr2.0-SUNRISE, whole genome shotgun sequence contains these proteins:
- the LOC110944432 gene encoding uncharacterized protein LOC110944432 isoform X2, with the protein product MREAKSWRNLWKRHLHFDWGRYGMKMKPFMGVAFIVMLYIVYRTTNYQYLQTELDSRFDSLYSSKDYAISHTSLKGLPRGIIEAKSDLELKPLWSTTSSQSKGDVSSTHNLLAVPVGLKQKRNVNTIVQKFLKENFTVILFHYDGKVDGWRDLDWHNKVIHIVAQNQTKWWFAKRFLHPAAVSIYDYIFLWDEDLGVQHFNPRRYLNIVKAEGLEISQPALDPNSTDIHHRITIRKRTNKFHRRVYDSRGSVKCSDDSEGPPCSGFVEGMVPVFSRAAWHCAWHLIQGDRSKKVGVVDSEFIVHQGIQTLGGASVKKTSNNADLSKKHTAVDVRAEIRRQSTTELQIFKKRWEKAVKEDTWWVDPFYRRKQIQT
- the LOC110944432 gene encoding uncharacterized protein LOC110944432 isoform X1, translating into MREAKSWRNLWKRHLHFDWGRYGMKMKPFMGVAFIVMLYIVYRTTNYQYLQTELDSRFDSLYSSKDYAISHTSLKGLPRGIIEAKSDLELKPLWSTTSSQSKGDVSSTHNLLAVPVGLKQKRNVNTIVQKFLKENFTVILFHYDGKVDGWRDLDWHNKVIHIVAQNQTKWWFAKRFLHPAAVSIYDYIFLWDEDLGVQHFNPRRYLNIVKAEGLEISQPALDPNSTDIHHRITIRKRTNKFHRRVYDSRGSVKCSDDSEGPPCSGFVEGMVPVFSRAAWHCAWHLIQNDLVHGWGMDMKLGYCAQGDRSKKVGVVDSEFIVHQGIQTLGGASVKKTSNNADLSKKHTAVDVRAEIRRQSTTELQIFKKRWEKAVKEDTWWVDPFYRRKQIQT